Proteins found in one Quercus robur chromosome 2, dhQueRobu3.1, whole genome shotgun sequence genomic segment:
- the LOC126715494 gene encoding protein PHOX1: MGRQSGKKKKQAGETSSDASPKQSKIGDKSPKGYDKDTAVFISMSQALKEEGNKLFQKRDHEGAMLKYEKALKLLPRNHIDVSYLRSNMAACYMQMGLSEYPRAVHECNLALEVTPRYSKALLKRARCYEALNRLDLALRDVSTVLDIEPNNLMALEIAERVKQALEKKGLKVNDTVIELPLNYVEPQCSLPPPKVMKVKKRKKKINKVEEKKAEEVTEEKKADEVTEEKVAEENVEDKKDDVKVVVEEKISSIEEEVPKKTVKLVLGEDIRWAQLPVDCSLLQLREVVHDRFPSSRAVLIKYRDQEDDLVTITTDEELRWAEASAESQGSVRLYIVEVSPEKDPFFERLNGKVVQNHGIKYNNIATNGDVVKCKKLEVTSCIEDWIIQFAQLFKNHAGFESDTCLDLHELGMKLYSEVMEEAVTSEEAQDLFDIAGDKFQEMAALALFNWGNVHMSRARKRVYFTEDASKESILAQIKTAYDWAKKEYITAGKRYEEALKIKPDFYEGFLALAQQQFELAKLSWYYAIGNNADLQTWPSTDVLQLFNNAEDNMEKGMQIWEELEQQRQSELSKPKNIETLLQKMGLDGLFKDISLHEAMEQAANMRSQINILWGTMLYERSIVEFKLDIPVWNECLEVAVEKFELAGASPTDIAVMVKNHCSNDNALEGLGFKIDEIVQAWNEMCEAKKWQSEIPSFRLEPLFRRRVSKIYHALEHA, from the exons ATGGGGAGgcaaagtggaaaaaaaaagaaacaggcAGGAGAAACATCATCTGATGCTAGtccaaagcaaagcaaaatTGGGGATAAAAGCCCGAAGGGGTATGATAAAGATACAGCAGTTTTCATTTCTATGTCTCAAGCATTGAAGGAGGAGGGGAACAAGTTGTTTCAAAAGAGAGACCATGAAGGAGCTATGTTGAAATATGAGAAAGCCCTCAAATTGCTTCCTAGAAATCATATAGATGTGTCCTATCTTCGGAGTAACATGGCTGCTTGCTATATGCAGATGGGGCTCAGTGAGTACCCCAGGGCAGTCCATGAGTGCAATTTGGCTCTTGAAGTCACACCTAGGTACAGTAAAGCACTGTTGAAGAGGGCAAGGTGTTATGAAGCTTTGAACAGGTTGGATCTGGCTCTGAGAGATGTCAGTACAGTATTGGACATAGAGCCAAATAATCTCATGGCATTAGAGATTGCAGAAAGGGTGAAGCAGGCACTTGAGAAGAAAGGTTTAAAGGTGAATGATACAGTAATTGAATTACCTCTGAATTATGTTGAACCACAATGTTCTTTACCTCCACCAAAGGTAATGAAAGTGAAGAAACGAAAGAAGAAGATCaacaaagtagaggagaagaaGGCTGAGGAAGTAACTGAGGAGAAGAAGGCTGACGAAGTAACTGAGGAGAAGGTGGCTGAAGAAAATGTTGAGGACAAGAAGGATGACGTTAAGGTGGTTGTGGAGGAGAAAATTAGTAGCATAGAGGAAGAAGTGCCTAAGAAAACTGTGAAATTGGTTTTAGGGGAGGACATAAGGTGGGCTCAGTTGCCGGTTGATTGCAGCCTCTTGCAACTAAGGGAGGTTGTCCATGACCGGTTTCCAAGCTCAAGAGCAGTTCTTATCAAATACAGGGACCAAGAAGATGATTTGGTCACAATCACTACTGATGAAGAACTGAGGTGGGCTGAAGCATCAGCAGAATCACAGGGTTCTGTAAGGCTGTACATAGTAGAAGTTAGTCCTGAGAAGGATCCATTCTTTGAGAGGCTGAATGGGAAGGTGGTGCAGAATCAtggtataaaatataataatatagcTACAAATGGTGATGTGGTAAAATGCAAGAAATTAGAGGTGACATCTTGCATTGAGGACTGGATAATCCAATTTGCTCAGCTGTTCAAGAACCATGCTGGATTTGAATCTGACACATGCTTGGATCTTCATGAACTTGGGATGAAGCTCTATTCCGAGGTCATGGAGGAAGCAGTTACAAGTGAGGAAGCACAAGACCTTTTTGACATAGCAGGAGATAAGTTCCAAGAGATGGCAGCTTTAGCATTGTTCAACTGGGGAAATGTTCACATGTCAAGGGCAAGGAAGAGGGTTTATTTTACCGAAGATGCTTCAAAAGAATCTATACTTGCACAGATCAAAACTGCATATGATTGGgcaaaaaaagaatatataacaGCAGGAAAGAGATATGAAGAAGCACTGAAAATAAAACCAGATTTCTATGAAGGCTTTCTTGCTCTAGCCCAGCAGCAGTTTGAGCTGGCAAAACTTTCTTGGTATTATGCAATTGGAAACAATGCTGATTTGCAAACATGGCCTTCGACAGATGTTCTACAACTATTTAACAATGCCGAGGACAACATGGAGAAAGGTATGCAAATTTGGGAGGAATTAGAACAGCAACGCCAAAGTGAACTTTCTAAACCTAAGAATATTGAAACGCTGTTGCAGAAGATGGGATTGGACGGGCTATTTAAAGATATATCACTGCATGAAGCTATGGAGCAGGCTGCAAACATGAGGTCTCAGATAAACATCTTATGGGGCACCATGCTTTATGAGCGATCAATTGTGGAATTCAAATTAGATATACCAGTATGGAATGAGTGTTTGGAAGTTGCAGTTGAGAAGTTTGAACTTGCTGGAGCTTCTCCAACAGATATAGCCGTCATGGTGAAGAACCACTGTTCAAATGATAATGCATTGGAAG GTCTCGGgttcaaaattgatgagataGTACAGGCATGGAATGAGATGTGTGAAGCTAAAAAGTGGCAGAGTGAAATTCCATCATTTCGGCTGGAACCATTGTTTCGGCGGCGAGTTTCAAAAATATATCATGCCTTGGAGCATGCATGA